The stretch of DNA GAAGTTGTTTTGACTTTTTTCAGTGGAGCCAAAATCAAATTGTTATGTTATGAGGCCTGTTATTTTATGAATGGTGTCTACTTCTTATGTTATTAAATTTAGTCAATCAATGCAATTCTTGACGCAGTTTTCAGTATTGGCTATCCGGACACAATCTCCTTGTTTTTTCAACGGGGTAAAGTTGCGTACATCTgaccctttgtggcatttcagtTATGCTGATATACTAAGCTGTCTGATCTGTTCCACCTTTTGTTTTCTCTTTCCTTAACTTTTATGCCATGTGAAACATGTGAGGGTCTCTATTGTCTTATCTTGACAAAATTTAGTACTCCCTCCGGCTTgctgttttcttcccatttcattataATATTCCTCACATGTATTAGAGAAACGGGAAGAAAAATAAAAGTCGGAGGGAGTATCTACACATTCTGTACGTTTTTCCTTCAAACGGTCTTCTCAGTGATGTACTTCTATCTTTTAAAAAATTGTAACCATTGTGAGAGAAAATAATTTTACCAAGTATGTATTGTGAGATAGGATAAATGAGATGGAGGGAGTAGAAAATAAAAGAAACTCTGGTGCAGAGCGAATGACTACGTAGTCTTCCAAAGTGAAAGGAACAAGAGTTTCATGCCCTCATATGGTCATACCCATATACTCTCTTATCACTATCTATGTTACTCTGACTCCGTGCCTCGAGTCAAAATTTTGGAAGTAAATTAATTGTTATTGTGCTTGCCATTTATACAGATTCTTGGATAAAGCTGCAGTCATTGCTGAAGGAGATTATGTGAAAAATGGTATCTTGGATTGCAATCCATGGAAGCTTTGTACAGTTACAAGCGTGGAGGAAGTAAAGGTGATGATCAGACTAATTCCTATATGGGCTACAACAATTCTATTCTGGACTACATATGCTCAAATGCTTACGTTCTCAATTGAACAAGCATCCACCTTGAAAAGATCAATTAGTGGTTTCCAAATACCAGCAGCTTCGCTTTCGGTTTTCGTTGTGCTAGCTGTGTTAATCACGCTGGCAGTTTATGACCGTATGTTTATTCCAATGTGGAAGAAATGGAAAGGAAAGCCTGGTGAGATATCTTTCTGAATATGATCTCTTCTTCCTGTACTTTTCTTTTTTATTACTTGGCTAATCAAGACGTAGTTGCATTTGTCAAGGAAACAATTCATGGGGTTACATGAGTGGTTGTAGTATGGAGGTGGAAGATGTTAAAAATAGTTCATACAACAATTCATCTTATCTCACCTTCAGCATCGCCTAGTCTAGACACCATCCCACGCACCCAATCCTTACAACTATTCGTCCTACTCTACCCACACTCCCAAACACCTTGGAATTGTGAAGAACCAAGTCACCAACCCCCGGTCTCTCCAACCGAGAGCTTTATCCAGATTTGTCAGTCACTTCCCTTCCCACCCACACAAACCAATACAAAGTGCCTGTTTTCTGATGACCCATGATGAAAATTGAGTTGATAATTGCATCGAATGAGTGCCTACATCTCTAAAAAGAATCATAATCGTTGTAGTGATTCATTTTGATTTATTCTATCATATTACAAAACCAAAGAATTGCGAGTCTTTCTTTGCCGGATACAAACCAAATAAAACCCTAGGGGTGCATGGTGAACCCTTTTAAGGTAGGGGTTAAGTTCTGGTGGTGGTGATCTCTTGGTTCAAATAAGCATGCCTTAGAAGAATCTAAGCCAAAGGCCCAGTGAAACACTGGCCAAAACAGCTCGATGCGCCTTGTAGATTAGGCGCATCAAATATACCTTATTTTGTCCCTATTAGTTCTTTTATTATTCCCTCCACTTGATGTGCGCCTTCGCCTCATCGTTATGGGCCTTTGATGCTTCGGTAGGCCTTGCGCCTTTAAAACTAAGGGTGGGTGTGTAACCTCTTCATGCAAAGAGTTTGCAAGTCACTATTAATATTTTTCTGCGACTGACTGGACAGGCTTGACCAACCTTCAAAGAATAGCAGCGGGTCTAGTCCTATCCACCTTGGGAATGACAGCTGCTGCCATTTCTGAAGTGAAACGTCGATCAGTGGCCAGAGAAGTCGGGGAAGCACCGATTCTTCCATTGAGTGTTTTCATTCTGGTCCCACAGTTCCTCCTGGTGGGTGCAGGGGAAGCATTCACATACACCGGGCAATTAGATTTCTTCACAACCCAGTCTCCCAGAGGGATGAAAGGGCTAAGCACGGGGCTCTTCCTAACGACAATCTCGCTCGGTTTCTTTGCGAgtagcttcttggttgtcgtTGTTCAGAGGATCACATCGAAGTTTGGGGGGGAAGGGTGGATTGGTGAGAATATTAACAAAGGTAGACTTGATTACTTTTATGGGCTTCTAGCGACTCTGAGCTTAATGAACTTTGGAATGTATATAGTCTGTGCTAAGTGGTACCAGGCACAGATGCATAAGCCTAGTAGACCGACAAACAATGAGAAATGTTCACCAGAACAAGAGTGCTGAGTATTGGACCTAGCAAATGACTTATTCTGAGTCGATTATTTGCAGCGGAAGAAGAATGTTGGAGACTTGGAGTTTGAATTTAGTTAGTAGTCGGATTTGTCTAGAGTTATGGAGTACACAACTGTATCATAGTACAAGTAGTATTTTCATAGCCTACTGCCTACTCAATGAGATTTGAGATTGATaaattttgttttttgttttttgttttttagggcttgcttggattgagggtaataGGAGGGGAATGAATAGGGGAGTAATATGTGAGGTGTATTTCTCGTGTTTGGTATGCgggtaattattcacctcctggaattattacccttgtgaaggggtaatacattacccaccctcccccctgggtaatgattaagggagtaaaagatctactcagtaatcattactcttatgccaaacatatcatcaaggaactcattaccccactaattaatttctccagtaattatcgcccaataaaacttacccccttaataattccatggattccaggcaagccctAAAGATGATGATGCAGTCTTTGTTCGAAATTTATACATCTATGTAAAAATCATTCCAGATAATCTACCGAAATTAAGCCTTAATGTTAAggtctacttttttttttttttttggcagcagtAAAAAAAGATATTACATTCTCATAGCCCTCTTAGCTAAGCTATGAGCGCGCTTATTAAGGTTTCTAGGAACAAAACTAAAACATAAACAACGGAAAGACGGAAGCAAGAAAGAAATATCTCCAAGCACTCCCTTAGTGAGATGGTGTGTCCTCTCGATCCCCGCAATTAGAAAAAGTACTTGTAGACAAGCAGACGAAATCTCCAGATGGAAAATCCTATTTTAGGATGCCCACTCCAGAGATACCAAGCGCTTCAGCTTGACTAGCCGACTCAGCCTTGAACTTGCTTCCTCCTTCAAAAACAAACTTCTCTTCATTTGTTATATACAACCCATCCTACAGAAGCCTTCAAATTAGCAAACTAGCTAGCATCAACCTTAACGCGAAAAGTAAAGCACGACGATTCCTGCCCAACCAGATAAAAAGGAGAGCTATTTTGACTTCGATCCTTAAGATCATCCCTTAAACATAACTCCTTCCGCCAGGCTCCATCATGGTTCACAATTTCCTTACGACTCGCTTCAAAAGCATAAAAGTACGACTATGACGCCATCCTAAAGAAAACTGTCCGAACGAATTTGGCCCCTCTAAAAATAATATTATTTCTAAGCACCCAAATATTCCATATAATGACCAAATGATTCTATTGTCCGCTTTCTCCATTTTCTCAAGATAGTTAATCCAACCTATGATCCAGTCCCAATATGACAATGTGCAGCATTTGTAGCATTAATACCCATAATTGATCATGCCCAAATCCTAGATATAAAACATTACAATCCCGAAATAAATGCTCCAGCGATTCCACTTCCTTATATTCCATTTCACATAAAGGGCAATGTTGGTCCACATTAATGTTCCTTCTCATAAATTCGTATCCGGCCGGAAGTGTTCCTGTAGTAAGTTTCCAAACTAAATCCCCCATATATGTGGTCCTGGAAGATGCCAAAGCTTGGATTTACAGAACTTTTTACCTATCAGATTAATGCGCAACGAATCCTTCGCCGAGCTCTTCTCCTTAATAAAAGCGTTGTATGCAACCCCATAACCACTTTTAATTGAGAAATCCCCACTAGTAGTATGTTTCCAGAAAATATAGTCTGTTTCTTGTGAGAAACATACAAGTATGGCCAAAATTTTATTTGCCCATTCCTCGGCGAAAATATCTCTAATATACGCTTCATTTCACAATCCATTCCCATGTCGCAGGTCGCTAACCTTGAAATTTGCCAAATGATTATTTGAAGAGTCAATCAAATCTACATTTGGACACACTAAGGATCCTCTATCTCAATTTTGTGTCCCATTGTGTGTCACTTCACTCACCTTTTGACACATCACTTGCtacaaaataaaatattgcaataattatattaatttgttgatGTGTTAGAAGGTGATTGGAGTGACACACACATTGGGATaccaaatgggacagaggatccccACTCATTTGGACAAGGAATTTCGCCATTGACCCAAGGGAAAAATTAAGTCTGATTTAATTACTGGTTTCCATCCTAAATTCTGTCGAATCAACTACATACCATGATAAATACTTCGTATTCCCCATGACCAATTACATTCTTTATTGATTATAGGAGCGTCAGTCCATCTTTTGTTTCCAATAATTTTATCCCGAAAAATTTGACCATAGAAAGATTTATCTCCCAACATAACCTCCATGCATTTTTTTTGCCAACATTGCCTGATTTAGACATTCTAAATTTCTAATTCTTCCACCAGATCTCTTAGGTAAGCTGAGAAAATTCTTGCTACACCAGTGTATACATCTAGTTGATCTACTCCCTGGCTCCctgcccaccaaaaatgtgacaacAAAGAATTAATCCTAACTGCCACACTTGCTGGTATTTTAAACACCGATAGAAAGAAATTTGATAAGTGTGATAGAACATAGGAGATCAACGTGAGTCTACCCGCTGAAGACAAAAATAACCCATTCCACGAAGAAATACGCTTCATGACATCATCAACTAAACCTTTAAAAAAGCTCTTCTTTGGAGACTGTCAGTAGAGATACCCAAATACTTTCCAATACCTTTATTGTGTTTAATTTTCAGCACCTAAAGAAATTTACGGGCCTTAGCAAGTCTAGTGCTCGGACTAAACAGAATACCCGACTTATTCTCATTTAAAACTTACCCAGATGCCATACAATACCGTACAAAAATATCTTTCAACTGCTCCACCGAATTGTTCTTATCATGTAGGAAGAAAATTGAATCATCCGCAAAGAACAGATGGGTCAAGGCCTCCGAACGTCTACTTAACTTGATTCCTTTTAATAGTCCCATTTGTTGTGCCTTACAAACATTAGCAGACAGAACTTCCATGCAtaaaataaatagatgtggtgaTAAAGGATCTCCCTGACGAAGTTCACACCGAGGGCGAAATTGCTCCAGAGGAGCTCCATTAAAAAGAACCTCATAGAAAACAGTATTGACGCAATTCATAACGAGCTTAATAATTTTCCCAGGAAATCCGAAACCCTGCAGATACGCTCTCAAAAAATCTCAACGTATCCTATCGTACGCCTTACTCATATCCGCTTTAAACGCAAACCTCCCATTTACACCCTTTTTATGTGAGTTAATATTGTGAATGGCTTCATGAGCAAGAAGGATATTATCGGTTATCTGCCTTCTTGGAATAAAAGCGTTCTGAAAGTTCCCAACCAAATATTCCATAACTCGCGATAATCTATTAGTGATGCATTTTTTAATAATTCTCATAATAACATTACATAAGCTAATTAGACGATAATCACACCCCTTCCGTATTCTCGCACTTTGGAATGAGCGTGATAAAAGTCCTATTCAGCTCCTTCAATACCACTCCCGAGTTCAAAATCAAAAGGACTGCTTTTGTAACATCATTTTTAACCATATACCAACACTTATGAAAAAAACACAGCTGGAATTCCATTCGGACCTTGCGATTTTAGTGTCCCCATTTGAAATGTAGCACGTCTAACCTCCTTAGCAGTAAACAGTCTTTCTAGAAAATCCACATCATCACTTTTAATAGAACTTCTGAGATTATGTACCATCTCAATAAAGGGTACACCACCCCTACTAGAGCCACCATCTTCATCCACCCCATGCGGATTATATAACTCATAAAAGCTCttatgaaaaaaaaaacccaccttCTTGACATCGAAAATCCGGGAGTTATCATTCCCCTTAATTCCATAAATAAAATTCCTATCAGCTCGTCCTTTAAACCAATTAAAGAAGTATTTTGTACATGTGTCCCCGTcaatattccattttattttcgCTCTTTGCTTCCAAAAAAAATTGTTGCAGCCTCCGCAAATGTCATAGTATAAGTGAGCATTCATAAATCACTTTGCATAGTATAAGTCTTTGTTGGCAAATGTCATGTTGAGGAGATTTTAATTTCGGCATTTTATACATCTATGTTATCCCTTTCTCTCCAATTGTGTTCCTAGTATAGGTAAACAACGAAGAAAATATACCACCTTTCTATTCCTCAAAATGGTTCCATTTAAACATGGATAAATGATAGATTAgtagagttttttttttgttaagatTTACCGTTGCAAAAATATGAGTTGggtttttttggtgagttacccctctaaatctgaaccactaatctaatctaagatggatAGCTGAGATTAGATCTTACTCAACCTACAAATACCCACTTTTCCCTCAATCTcccctgatacccgtcgttgtgagtaccaaaaataatatttataaaacctattaaaactaacaaaagctagtggtaacagggtcgaaccacagagaggcagatgtaattattagatgtctaatttcagtctaaggtaacagtatgtgggaattgagttgatttggtctatagctaaaggtaaataaaagacagtaaactaaataaacggataaaatcaagaattaaaagggtgcaaggatggtcggttcactatagtttcggcggcagcaaactaggtaggtctaaaacaatcacgtgagacgggaaaataagaggtcctctcggtccactctcacaggtagcatctttcgatctcgctacaggtccctaataccactaatactgactttcgtcctgaaaagtgactaaaggtctaaattaatctatctttcgatctaattaatctagtcttcttaattaagtaggctatctcccttccctatctttcgatctttattgggttggtcaaatcctaggtattcgactggtcgcgtgcactcgattcgtcaaacacaacaattaaaacaattaaaacgaaacaatctcagcgtggccagtcgatcgaccggggaacccagtcgatcgaccggcatgcgatttCAGGCCGTGttaaatctaatgccgcctaacctacagttcccctacatcctagcacaattaatttagctactcatacttggaatgataataacaatgaaattaacgaaattaactactgaattcatgcttaaattaacggaataaaaggctagcataaaacgataattatggtttcgggaaactaactaacaattctatactataaACGATAAAGTAATGAAACTGAAAATAGGCAGAGGAGTACCGAATGAATTTGCAGAAGAAAGATCCGAAAACCGAATTGTATTGAATACCCAACAATATTAAGAACCCTAATGAATTAACAAAGCTAATGAAAACTGAATGAaattgaatgtataaaactctgGATAAAAGCTGGATGAGTATTCTGAAAAGCTAGcctacgttatatagaatataacgtagttcttattccaaaacctaatgtatcatgggcttcaagtttctcgacctattaattcacgtctgaagtagcggtttggtcgatcgaccactgtgaccggtcgatcgactgagctgcagtGTACAGTAACCTCTGCTTATcgtgtgttggtcgatcgactaagggggccagtcgatcgactgctttagctggtacttgacttcaaattctcgtggatttgtctttcgggcctcgaaatgcgcaccaagctcgttccttgagtgaatactttacgtcaaatgcagtgcaaggtactcggggatggatttggctcaatatctactcatttccgcataaatctgcaatattacataaaaatacgaaagtagacgaaatggg from Silene latifolia isolate original U9 population chromosome 10, ASM4854445v1, whole genome shotgun sequence encodes:
- the LOC141605585 gene encoding protein NRT1/ PTR FAMILY 6.2-like isoform X2, with the translated sequence MSNILALTFDYKGLPVDKSKTGGWIPATFVLAFFLCLLGGFLADSYLGRYRTVVISAIIQTMGTALLAVSTRLPSLHPQPCLDTKTNKCEPATSFQMGVLYLSLYLIALGTGGLKSSVSGFGADQFDESDEKEKATLACFFNRFFFFISTGSLLAVTALVYIQDEVNRSLAYGICSISMLIAIFTFLWVAKRYRYKRSLGSPIAHILQVIVVAIKKRKVNIPVNIDILNENLNVASRIYHTNQFRFLDKAAVIAEGDYVKNGILDCNPWKLCTVTSVEEVKVMIRLIPIWATTILFWTTYAQMLTFSIEQASTLKRSISGFQIPAASLSVFVVLAVLITLAVYDRMFIPMWKKWKGKPGLTNLQRIAAGLVLSTLGMTAAAISEVKRRSVAREVGEAPILPLSVFILVPQFLLVGAGEAFTYTGQLDFFTTQSPRGMKGLSTGLFLTTISLGFFASSFLVVVVQRITSKFGGEGWIGENINKGRLDYFYGLLATLSLMNFGMYIVCAKWYQAQMHKPSRPTNNEKCSPEQEC
- the LOC141605585 gene encoding protein NRT1/ PTR FAMILY 6.2-like isoform X1, with protein sequence MSNILALTFDYKGLPVDKSKTGGWIPATFVLGIELCERLSTMGIAVNLVTYLTRQMHLPSSTSANIITDFMGTAFFLCLLGGFLADSYLGRYRTVVISAIIQTMGTALLAVSTRLPSLHPQPCLDTKTNKCEPATSFQMGVLYLSLYLIALGTGGLKSSVSGFGADQFDESDEKEKATLACFFNRFFFFISTGSLLAVTALVYIQDEVNRSLAYGICSISMLIAIFTFLWVAKRYRYKRSLGSPIAHILQVIVVAIKKRKVNIPVNIDILNENLNVASRIYHTNQFRFLDKAAVIAEGDYVKNGILDCNPWKLCTVTSVEEVKVMIRLIPIWATTILFWTTYAQMLTFSIEQASTLKRSISGFQIPAASLSVFVVLAVLITLAVYDRMFIPMWKKWKGKPGLTNLQRIAAGLVLSTLGMTAAAISEVKRRSVAREVGEAPILPLSVFILVPQFLLVGAGEAFTYTGQLDFFTTQSPRGMKGLSTGLFLTTISLGFFASSFLVVVVQRITSKFGGEGWIGENINKGRLDYFYGLLATLSLMNFGMYIVCAKWYQAQMHKPSRPTNNEKCSPEQEC